A section of the Scleropages formosus chromosome 16, fSclFor1.1, whole genome shotgun sequence genome encodes:
- the LOC108933792 gene encoding uncharacterized protein LOC108933792, with protein sequence MSGSMVRKVQPFTIGTRLSVPTVPKCPEFVATFLPSQALDICGSGTHLIQAPCGTESPGGQVLLTQATEADCWQHEVSTEDYVSSSNAVSQSSSSRSIRKITISGRTGTTGDGEAQVSDCRNASRTSSLEDNSKSNTASNPLPAMTNRTCEVDSYFKVLLRKDADVVLQEHQSQDVDVGDKSTTKDQIILLRAVSPKRELVDRICPSFANRETPSSPEEIPAHNDHTMTQPNSSFIREVLQAEEWIRGKLRDLTNAGSVQKGPQQNWEEASQTVQRDLKDFENTLIQLNQMGEKLICEQNPSADVVRDQLSQLKDQWHTLKKMASSQSTAAHFGRKVDKLDTWTKEKEEEQSLVAFCGENVDNVQVTRRTLDLKQVKRQYIVLHEDFNHPTWKLEKPWRSENEKNCVKRTWLEVQSRLKDCHENLQLALEVSSFYQLADRILSAITNKRKSISLTNGQESDRDREFIEITRQVMMLDTIVSQLSSFHPTLAVRLTHKLDEVKGGWAFLQAAHSRKEKFDHPSDDHVTKEDTEVQSISRELQGCTENEALRIMGKEDKEEQNRLKGCVGAREPGIIWKSMNTQDEDKFSVNCAPTMENGCDVMGRGQTERQREIEMSDSQSYPPGWDPHLHTQEEQFTASADEKVQSLMRSHCSENTKIEEFLLQLELLWEELKKRHKKNMEVLQDLEALNLKTVEVLKSLKNLDVWLHSTEPSIQQASLIMCPEAVTRVEHQSCRVDKDMPPSGQEAVKIQKRRHIHTQQLHARMDEVEKQYQSVLTALKWQTSNQQGKAVQMVSLEDVETHQGLPKECYGTLGQMDYEIIKEEIAQMEDMVAHWDGAWTLREEIQALREAWENLESSMGANRSTLLQLEQLQNFFSHYQAMISRTRNNRCGLLPENTWHGGEGCEVEAASDLDMEQKLDDLKGLAAAGQMLTDAGHRSVEMIRERTEELWGKLGWMLICRRIQQHSRASKKWNPGAEREVCSGTTDSTQPQEAVFVEPESHRQPEEINGKQETLCSSPLPRCANPEEGWCTLQPRSGLELLHVSETKDDNAASTSTKAHLLDPRAPKSPILVMNNPAGPLLGNTVNLILSFSEMKERQPLELKPEQKMEVSEPKHRVSTYLHVKENQTLESLLGSSNLTNQTSKCDPSSSLSATPSGQHQDSKEQFQDLSRSNTYSTFNTLKSKRSKKRREARRHTVQMIMGRKKAEEMTPAQSHFLYRSHSWTFRDRKMNKPTDVWIENVDHLGKKTDAKNSWEKNTSAVCLALSEDPSGWTQRILGKPVNNHCRHLPLGSMLSFDLPKDQSPITTIPDMIIIDPSEPKCRELHDPGTPNVKLGRYGDLSPIRVSQLSPEHSRKTMKHRDEEIHSVKDSHQNPEVQSYNLKRNSCLIANKTEHHAHDHLSCKSNILSNDLPESDPCLSQIADGIQCKKSCGHSQKTCADTKTDNCGTATCGHDFTSLLVNHVCPSVHTKIRDLKGHIYHAPAKWQRPQVSVTGIDTTFISKDSSKELDAPMSGLVGHSARFLDVHLPRGTAEVGSLVNEDAAINIQKDSTELGLTAVDVLHPDHGQFEEEEAELEDIWNQVKMYNNPHNDTHQSVQRDAALTPPCPSGKDLYENLDEVHKKPVTVSTRNLLVAEFKLPASIQSLLGYSKEESHGKRKNPNTEKEASQASVPVTEQLRQSVALVSHTISCPRELGATEDQQPCHFTWNKMGDELESTSSSKTGTKAESHSMEGVLEMKYTTQKSGQKASCQMWNTFHAALFNQMLCFFKQKKDAMETPLSELTLDLLDAEATAGPEYTEKPNCFCLRLRDGSEYLLRAASPSLTSAWMEKIQANTGLRKKDNPKNQSPDSVPDLSLPLHSTCHCAPRLGSPSFRSEQLDVRNTSTEETAVTTRDSPPMPQWHFGKTEDQDLCSDAGRNVAYQKITPVVPPCAARVSSPSYSVTLLIGENTPDSTPE encoded by the exons CTTACCTGCAATGACCAACAGGACCTGTGAGGTGGATTCCTACTTCAAG GTTCTGCTAAGGAAAGATGCTGATGTAGTGCTACAGGAACATCAAAGTCAAGATGTAGATGTTGGAGACAAATCCACTACCAAAGACCAG ATAATTCTGCTGAGAGCGGTTTCGCCAAAAAGAGAGCTGGTGGATAGGATTTGCCCATCCTTCGCTAACAGAGAAACGCCGTCCTCTCCAGAAGAGATCCCGGCACATAATGACCACACCATGACTCAGCCCAACAGCTCCTTCATTAGAGAAGTCCTACAG GCAGAGGAGTGGATCAGAGGGAAACTCAGAGATTTGACAAATGCCGGCAGTGTCCAAAAGGGCCCACAGCAGAACTGGGAGGAAGCATCACAGACAGTGCAAAGAGATCTGAAGGACTTTGAGAATACACTCATACAGCTGAACCAG ATGGGGGAGAAGCTCATATGTGAACAGAATCCCAGCGCAGACGTAGTGAGGGATCAGCTGAGTCAGCTCAAAGACCAGTGGCACACCTTGAAGAAGATGGCCTCCAGTCAATCCACTGCAGCGCACTTTGGCAGGAAAGTGGACAAGCTGGACACCTGGACAAAGGAGAAG GAGGAGGAGCAGTCACTTGTTGCGTTTTGTGGGGAGAACGTTGACAACGTCCAAGTGACAAGAAGGACCCTGGATTTGAAGCAA GTCAAGCGGCAGTATATAGTTCTTCATGAAGACTTTAACCACCCGACTTGGAAGCTAGAAAAGCCATGGAGAAGTGAGAACGAGAAGAATTGCGTCAAGAGAAC GTGGCTTGAGGTTCAGTCACGTCTGAAGGACTGCCATGAAAATCTTCAGCTCGCTCTAGAGGTGTCCTCCTTTTACCAGCTGGCTGACAGAATTCTCAGTGCTATTACCAATAAg AGAAAAAGCATTTCTCTAACAAATGGCCAGGAGAGTGACCGAGATAGAGAATTTATAGAAATAACCAGACAAGTTATG ATGCTGGACACAATTGTTTCTCAGCTCTCAAGTTTCCATCCAACCCTTGCCGTCAGACTGACTCATAAACTGGATGAGGTAAAGGGAGGCTGGGCATTCCTACAGGCAGCTCACAG CAGGAAAGAGAAGTTTGATCATCCTTCTGATGACCATGTCACAAAAGAAGACACTGAGGTACAGAGCATTTCCAGAGAGCTGCAAGGTTGCACAGAAAATGAGGCACTGAGGATCATGGGAAAGGAGGACAAGGAAGAACAGAATCGGCTCAAAGGATGTGTG GGTGCAAGAGAACCTGGGATCATTTGGAAGTCAATGAATACCCAAGATGAGGACAAATTTTCAGTAAACTGTGCCCCAACCATGGAAAATGGCTGTGATGTCATGGGGAGAGGCCAGACGGAGAGGCAAAG GGAAATAGAGATGAGTGACAGCCAAAGCTACCCACCTGGATGGGACCCTCACCTCCACACACAAGAAGAGCAGTTCACTGCATCTGCAGATGAG AAAGTCCAGAGTCTGATGCGATCCCATTGCTCAGAGAACACCAAGATAGAAGAGTTTCTCCttcagttagagctgctgtgggAAGAGCTGAAGAAAagacacaagaagaacatggaAGTACTTCAAGATCTGGAAGCGCTCAACCTGAAG ACTGTCGAAGTTCTGAAGAGCCTGAAAAACCTAGATGTCTGGCTGCACTCAACAGAACCTTCCATTCAACAGGCCTCATTGATAATGTGTCCTGAGGCTGTGACCAGGGTTGAGCACCAGAGCTGTCGGGTGGACAAAGATATGCCTCCCTCTGGTCAAGAGGCAGTGAAGATTCAGAAGAGGAGGCACATCCACACCCAACAGCTTCATGCAAGAATGGATGAGGTTGAGAAGCA GTATCAAAGTGTGCTGACCGCTCTAAAATGGCAGACCTCCAATCAACAGGGTAAAGCTGTGCAAATGGTCAGCCTAGAGGACGTGGAAACACATCAAGGGTTACCCAAGGAATGTTATGGGACACTAGGGCAG ATGGATTATGAAATCATCAAAGAGGAAATAGCACAAATGGAGGATATGGTGGCTCACTGGGATGGAGCTTGGACCTTGAGAGAGGAGATCCAGGCCCTGCGGGAAGCTTGGGAAAACCTGGAGAGCAGCATGGGTGCAAATCGGAGCACATtgctacagctggagcagctgcagaacTTCTTCAGCCATTACCAGGCAATGAT TTCACGAACAAGGAACAACCGCTGTGGCTTGTTGCCTGAGAACACATGGCACGGTGGAGAAGGGTGCGAGGTGGAAGCTGCTTCTGATTTGGACATGGAGCAGAAGCTGGATGACCTGAAAGGCCTTGCTGCTGCAGGGCAGATGCTTACAGATGCCGGGCACCGTTCTGTAGAGATG ATAAGGGAGAGGACGGAAGAGCTGTGGGGAAAACTAGGGTGGATGCTCATATGCCGGAGGATACAGCAGCACTCGCGGGCCAGTAAGAAGTGGAACCCAGGGGCAGAGAGAGAGGTTTGCTCTGGAACTACTGATTCCACACAACCACAAGAG GCTGTCTTTGTCGAACCGGAGTCTCACCGACAGCCAGAAGAGATAAATGGCAAACAAGAAACACTCTGTAGCAGTCCCCTTCCAAGATGTGCAAACCCAGAGGAGGGCTGGTGCACACTACAGCCACGGAGTGGGTTGGAGCTGTTGCATGTTTCTGAAACAAAAGACGATAATGCGGCCTCAACATCAACAAAGGCGCACCTCTTGGATCCACGGGCACCGAAGTCACCTATTCTGGTTATGAACAACCCGGCTGGCCCCTTACTTGGCAACACTGTAAACCTCATCCTCAGCTTCAGCGAGATGAAGGAAAGGCAACCACTGGAGCTGAAACCAGAACAGAAGATGGAAGTCTCAGAACCCAAGCACAGG GTAAGCACATATTTGCATGTGAAAGAGAATCAAACTTTGGAGTCTTTGCTTGGGAGTAGCAATCTGACTAACCAAACTTCCAAGTGCGACCCATCTTCTTCCCTCTCTGCTACACCATCTGGCCAGCACCAAGACAGCAAAGAGCAATTCCAGGACTTATCCAGGAGCAATACCTACTCCACCTTCAATACTCTGAAGAGCAAGAGAAGCAAGAAGAGGAGAGAAGCACGTAGGCATACTGTGCAGATGATTATGGGAAGGAAGAAAGCTGAAGAGATGACCCCTGCTCAAAGTCATTTCCTGTACAGGAGCCATAGCTGGACTTTCAGGGATAGGAAGATGAACAAACCCACAGATGTTTGGATAGAAAATGTAGATCATCTTGGAAAGAAAACTGATGCTAAAAATTCATGGGAAAAGAACACTAGTGCAGTGTGTTTAGCTTTGTCGGAGGATCCTTCTGGATGGACCCAAAGGATCCTTGGTAAACCTGTCAACAACCACTGCAGGCATCTCCCACTGGGTTCTATGTTGAGCTTTGACCTTCCCAAGGACCAAAGTCCCATCACCACCATACCAGACATGATAATCATAGATCCTTCAGAACCAAAATGCAGGGAACTTCATGACCCAGGTACTCCAAACGTAAAGTTGGGCAGATATGGAGATTTAAGTCCTATTAGAGTGTCACAGTTATCACCAGaacacagcagaaaaacaatgaaacacagaGACGAAGAGATACATTCCGTAAAAGATTCACACCAAAATCCTGAGGTGCAGAGCTATAACTTGAAAAGGAATTCATGCCTCATagcaaataaaacagaacaccATGCTCATGACCACCTCTCTTGCAAGTCAAATATTTTGAGCAATGACCTGCCTGAGTCAGATCCCTGTCTGAGTCAAATCGCAGATGGGATTCAATGTAAGAAATCTTGTGGCCACAGCCAAAAAACCTGTGCAGACACCAAAACGGACAACTGTGGAACCGCCACCTGTGGTCATGATTTTACGTCGCTCTTAGTGAACCATGTGTGTCCAAGTGTTCACACTAAAATTCGGGATCTGAAAGGACATATATATCATGCTCCAGCTAAGTGGCAAAGGCCACAGGTTTCAGTCACAGGCATCGATACCACATTTATTTCAAAGGATAGTTCCAAAGAGTTGGATGCTCCTATGTCTGGACTTGTTGGACATTCTGCTAGGTTTTTAGATGTCCACTTGCCCAGGGGCACTGCTGAGGTGGGATCTCTAGTGAATGAGGATGCTGCTATCAACATTCAGAAAGATTCAACTGAACTGGGACTAACAGCAGTGGACGTCCTCCATCCTGACCATGGACAGTTtgaggaggaagaggcagagctggaggacaTCTGGAACCAGgtgaaaatgtacaataacCCCCATAATGACACCCATCAGAGTGTCCAGAGAGATGCAGCTCTCACTCCTCCCTGCCCTTCAGGAAAAGACCTCTATGAAAACCTGGATGAAGTCCACAAGAAGCCTGTTACAGTCTCCACACGGAACCTCCTGGTGGCTGAGTTTAAGCTGCCTGCCTCCATCCAAAGCCTTCTTGGGTACAGCAAAGAAGAGAGCCATGGAAAGAGAAAGAACCCTAACACAGAAAAAGAGGCATCCCAGGCCTCTGTCCCTGTGACAGAGCAGCTGAGACAATCAGTGGCACTGGTGAGCCACACCATCTCTTGTCCAAGAGAACTTGGTGCTACAGAAGACCAGCAACCGTGCCATTTTACATGGAACAAAATGGGGGATGAGTTGGAGAGCACCAGTAGTTCAAAG ACCGGGACGAAAGCAGAATCTCATTCAATGGAAGGGGTTCTGGAGATGAAGTATACAACACAAAAGTCAGGACAGAAG GCTTCCTGTCAAATGTGGAACACCTTCCATGCTGCATTATTCAACCAGATGCTGTGCTTCTTCAAGCAGAAAAAGGACGCCATGGAG ACGCCATTGTCTGAGCTGACCCTTGATCTTCTTGATGCTGAGGCCACGGCTGGCCCTGAGTACACTGAGAAACCCAACTGTTTCTGTCTTCG CTTACGGGATGGCTCAGAATACCTGCTTAGAGCTGCATCCCCTTCTTTGACCAGTGCTTGGATGGAGAAGATCCAAGCCAACACGG GCTTGAGAAAAAAGGATAACCCTAAAAATCAGTCTCCAGACTCTGTACCGGACCTGTCCTTGCCTCT CCACTCCACATGTCACTGTGCTCCACGACTTGGTAGCCCTTCTTTTCGCTCAGAACAGCTTGATGTAAGAAACACCAGCACCGAAGAGACTGCGGTTACGACAAGAGACAGTCCTCCGATGCCACAGTGGCATTTTGGGAAAACGGAGGACCAAGACCTGTGTTCAGATGCAGGGCGCAATG TCGCTTACCAGAAGATCACACCGGTCGTCCCTCCCTGTGCAGCACGTGTGAGCAGTCCCAGCTACTCTGTGACTTTGCTCATTGGAGAGAATACCCCAGACAGCACTCCAGAGTGA